A DNA window from Dunckerocampus dactyliophorus isolate RoL2022-P2 chromosome 17, RoL_Ddac_1.1, whole genome shotgun sequence contains the following coding sequences:
- the sec14l7 gene encoding SEC14-like protein 2 isoform X4 produces MKVDTIISDWTPPEVIRRYVSGGMCGYDKEGSPIWYDVIGPLDPKGLLMSATKQDFMRTKIRNIEMLQRECRHQSNKLGRNVESVTLIYDCEGLGLKHLWKPAIETYGEILTMFEENYPEGLKRVFLIKAPRLFPMAYNLIKHFLCEETRRKLIVLGGNWQEVLRKHVDAEQLPVAYGGTRTDPDGDPRCRTMINYGGTVPRSYYVQNFIKAQYDTSVTISRGAVLQLDYHVSAPCSLLRWQFSSDGADIGFGVYKRTEEGSEQKVAAMLEVVPSERYNAHLVPEDNMITCAEPGMSTVSFSPRGSATRWRCFLLHCEHIRPDRTRLTPT; encoded by the exons ATGAAGGTGGACACCATCATCTCTGACTGGACGCCTCCTGAG GTGATTCGGAGGTACGTATCCGGGGGCATGTGCGGCTACGACAAGGAGGGAAGTCCAATCTGGTACGATGTGATCGGCCCACTGGATCCCAAAGGTCTCCTGATGTCGGCCACCAAGCAGGACTTCATGAGGACAAAGATCCGAAACATCGAGATGCTGCAGAGGGAATGTCGGCACCAGTCCAACAAG TTGGGCAGGAACGTGGAGTCCGTCACGCTCATCTACGACTGCGAGGGGCTCGGTCTCAAGCACCTGTGGAAACCCGCCATTGAGACCTACGGCGAG ATCCTCACCATGTTTGAGGAGAACTATCCAGAGGGGCTCAAGAGGGTTTTTCTCATCAAAG CTCCCAGACTGTTTCCGATGGCATACAACCTGATCaagcacttcctgtgcgagGAGACCAGACGCAAACTCATCGTGCTCGGAG GTAACTGGCAGGAAGTGCTGCGTAAACATGTCGATGCCGAGCAGCTTCCCGTCGCGTATGGAGGAACGCGAACTGATCCGGATGGAGACCCTCGCTGCAGAACCATG ATCAATTATGGCGGCACAGTGCCGAGGTCGTACTACGTGCAGAACTTTATCAAGGCCCAGTATGACACCAGCGTCACCATCAGCCGCGGCGCCGtcttgcagctggactaccaCGTCAGCGCCCCCTGCAGCCTTCTGAG GTGGCAGTTCTCCAGCGATGGCGCCGACATTGGCTTCGGTGTTTACAAACGTACAGAAGAGGGCAGCGAGCAGAAGGTGGCAGCCATGTTGGAGGTTGTCCCCAGTGAACGTTACAACGCTCACCTAGTACCCGAGGACAACATGATCACCTGTGCTGAACCTGGAATGT CTACAGTATCCTTCAGTCCAAGAGGGTCAGCTACAAGGTGGAGGTGCTTCCTCCTTCACTGTGAGCACATACGGCCAGACCGGACCAGACTGACACCAACATGA